One window from the genome of Nicotiana sylvestris chromosome 9, ASM39365v2, whole genome shotgun sequence encodes:
- the LOC104219522 gene encoding putative F-box/LRR-repeat/kelch-repeat protein At1g11620, which produces MRDRWPRGKKWLKLSSVETIALEQLRRSTTSRETKQEMENNLETKGTWLPYDLLFKVFLLLPAETLCRLRCVCRTLLNMINSPAFVEAHFRQSETVLITQKSFREENIRSPFPLPSDKPNQCYFHFWDIHSGKGHKVCMPNLRNLECVLAACNGLVLARIKKNGGLVVVNPSTRNHIRMPLGTIGFAQECYGFMFSHFTGAYKVVHLFRDEHRHIRCEILNLTTRSWHAVDGPNSGEFGSISTTRRSVSAVGALYWLPKRDSCNHAVSLGFHDEKFQTVPLPINSTKNDRLVEIGGTLSFITHATLNLIQVWILKDGLRENWIKRYSINRFYDITGFVPLCASTTEIFFKRRGNPLLHIYNIEAEEMQEVNVGDVQIYMPHVKSLVSWDSPQVVYLFEHFEVILPACSVDELVTMLLRFC; this is translated from the exons ATGAGGGACAGGTGGCCAAGAGGTAAAAAGTGGCTTAAATTGTCATCTGTAGAAACAATTGCTCTTGAACAGCTGAGACGAAGCACAACATCAAGGGAAACAAAACAAGAAATGGAAAATAATTTAGAGACCAAGGGAACTTGGCTTCCTTATGACTTGCTTTTTAAGGTTTTTCTTCTACTTCCAGCTGAAACTCTCTGCAGACTCCGTTGCGTATGCAGGACACTTCTTAACATGATCAACAGTCCGGCTTTTGTTGAAGCTCACTTTCGTCAATCTGAGACAGTTCTAATTACTCAGAAGTCCTTTCGCGAGGAAAACATACGGTCACCTTTTCCACTACCTTCAGATAAGCCAAATCAATGTTACTTCCATTTCTGGGACATCCATAGCGGTAAAGGCCACAAAGTTTGTATGCCAAATTTGAGGAACTTAGAGTGTGTTTTGGCTGCCTGCAACGGTTTGGTCCTGGCTAGAATTAAGAAAAACGGAGGTCTAGTAGTTGTAAATCCAAGTACAAGGAACCACATTAGAATGCCTCTTGGTACAATTGGTTTCGCGCAGGAGTGCTACGGGTTCATGTTCAGCCACTTCACAGGTGCTTATAAAGTAGTACACTTGTTCCGCGACGAACATAGACACATCCGCTGTGAGATCCTGAACCTTACTACAAGATCATGGCATGCAGTGGATGGACCTAATTCAGGAGAATTCGGATCAATCAGTACCACTCGTAGATCTGTTTCAGCAGTTGGAGCTTTGTATTGGCTTCCAAAAAGGGACAGTTGTAACCATGCTGTGTCTTTGGGATTTCATGATGAGAAGTTCCAAACTGTACCTCTACCAATCAACAGCACAAAAAACGATCGTCTTGTTGAGATTGGAGGCACCCTGAGCTTCATAACTCATGCGACGTTGAATTTGATTCAGGTATGGATCTTGAAGGACGGCTTAAGGGAAAATTGGATAAAGAGATATAGCATCAATAGGTTCTATGATATCACAGGATTTGTTCCACTTTGTGCTTCGACAACGGAAATATTTTTCAAGAGAAGAGGAAACCCTTTGTTACATATATACAATATTGAAGCTGAAGAAATGCAGGAGGTTAATGTTGGAGATGTGCAAATTTACATGCCTCATGTAAAGTCACTTGTTTCATGGGATAGTCCTCAAG TTGTATATTTGTTTGAACATTTCGAGGTGATTTTACCTGCATGCTCCGTGGATGAGTTAGTTACCATGCTATTGAGGTTTTGTTAA